Proteins from a genomic interval of Stenotrophomonas sp. WZN-1:
- a CDS encoding transporter associated domain-containing protein — protein MSEDDSSSSAQEHSEKKRGWLERLTSAFSGEPHTRDELVAVLHTAQEEGLIAADTLKMMEGAISVAELTVGDVMISRSQMVSLPVEAPFLELMKQVVESGHSRFPVHGENKDDILGILLAKDLLRGVVADNGPANVRELLRPAVLIPEAKKLNVLLKEFRLSRNHMAIVVDEYGGVAGLVTIEDVLEQIVGEIDDEHDEAEDPSAQIAIQSDGQYVVDALTPIGDFNERFGATFSDEDYDTIGGLVTEAVGHLPEVGDELALDRFMFRVARADARRVQAFHVTVLPPDAQDDA, from the coding sequence ATGTCAGAAGACGACAGTAGTAGCTCCGCACAGGAGCACAGTGAAAAGAAGCGCGGCTGGCTTGAACGCCTGACCTCCGCCTTCTCCGGCGAACCCCATACCCGCGACGAGCTGGTCGCTGTCCTGCACACCGCGCAGGAAGAGGGCCTGATCGCCGCCGATACCCTGAAGATGATGGAAGGCGCCATTTCGGTGGCCGAGCTGACCGTGGGCGACGTGATGATCTCGCGCTCGCAGATGGTCTCGCTGCCGGTCGAAGCGCCCTTCCTGGAACTGATGAAGCAGGTGGTCGAATCCGGCCATTCGCGCTTCCCGGTGCACGGCGAGAACAAGGACGACATCCTTGGCATCCTGCTGGCCAAGGACCTGCTGCGCGGCGTGGTCGCCGACAACGGCCCGGCCAACGTGCGCGAGCTGCTGCGCCCGGCGGTGCTGATCCCGGAGGCGAAGAAGCTCAACGTGCTGCTGAAGGAGTTCCGCCTGTCGCGCAACCACATGGCCATCGTGGTCGACGAGTACGGCGGTGTCGCCGGCCTGGTCACCATCGAGGACGTGCTGGAACAGATCGTCGGCGAGATCGACGACGAGCATGACGAGGCCGAGGATCCGTCGGCGCAGATCGCCATCCAGTCCGACGGCCAGTACGTGGTCGACGCGCTGACCCCGATCGGCGACTTCAACGAACGCTTCGGCGCCACGTTCTCCGACGAGGACTACGACACCATCGGTGGCCTGGTCACCGAGGCCGTGGGCCATCTGCCGGAAGTCGGTGACGAGCTGGCGCTGGACCGCTTCATGTTCCGCGTGGCCCGCGCCGATGCGCGGCGGGTCCAGGCCTTCCACGTGACCGTGCTGCCGCCGGACGCGCAGGACGACGCTTGA